The DNA segment TTATACCATTAAAAATTACGGTCCCGATCGCGTGGCGGGCTTCTCGCCGATTCCGGCAATGTCGATGGTCTCTTACGCATCCGGCGCTCGTTACCTGTCTCTGATCGGCGGGACTTGCCTGAGCTTCTACGACTGGTACTGCGACCTGCCGCCTGCGTCTCCGCAGACCTGGGGCGAGCAGACGGACGTACCGGAATCCGCTGACTGGTACAACTCCAGCTACATCATCGCCTGGGGCTCTAACGTTCCGCAGACCCGTACCCCGGATGCCCACTTCTTTACTGAAGTGCGTTACAAAGGCACCAAAACGGTTGCCGTTACGCCTGACTACGCTGAAATCGCCAAGCTGTGCGACCTGTGGCTGGCACCGAAGCAGGGGACTGACGCCGCGATGGCGCTGGCGATGGGCCACGTCATGCTGCGTGAATTCCACCTTGATAACCCGAGCCAGTATTTTACCGATTACGTCCGTCGCTATACCGACATGCCGATGCTGGTGATGCTTGAAGAACGCGACGGTTACTATGCCGCTGGCCGTATGCTGCGCGCCGCCGATCTTATTGACGCGCTGGGTCAGGAAAACAACCCGGAATGGAAAACCGTTGCCATCAACACCCGCGGCGATATGGTTGCGCCGAACGGTTCTATTGGCTTCCGCTGGGGCGAGAAAGGCAAATGGAACCTCGAACAGCGTGACGGTACGTCAGGCGAGGAAACCGAACTGCAACTCAGCCTGCTGGGTAGCCAGGACGATATCGCAGAAGTGGGCTTCCCGTACTTTGGCGGTGAAGGCACTGAACACTTCAACAAAGTCGAGCTGCAAAACGTTCTGCTGCACAAGCTGCCGGTGAAACGCCTGCAACTGGCGGACGGAACCACCGCGCTGGTGACTACCGTTTACGATCTGACGATGGCGAACTATGGCCTGGAACGCGGTCTGAACGACGAAAACTGCGCAACCAGCTACGACGACATTAAAGCCTATACTCCGGCGTGGGCAGAGCAGATAACCGGCGTACCGCGTGCGCAAATCACTCGTATCGCTCGTGAATTTGCGGATAACGCCGATAAGACGCATGGTCGTTCAATGATCATCGTCGGCGCCGGTCTGAACCACTGGTATCACCTCGATATGAACTATCGTGGGCTTATCAACATGCTGGTGTTCTGCGGCTGTATCGGTCAGAGCGGCGGCGGCTGGGCGCACTATGTCGGCCAGGAAAAACTGCGTCCGCAGACCGGCTGGCAGCCGCTGGCGTTTGCTCTTGACTGGCAGCGTCCGGCGCGTCACATGAACAGCACCTCCTATTTCTATAACCACTCCAGCCAGTGGCGCTACGAGACGGTTACCGCGCAGGAACTGCTGTCGCCGATGGCGGATAAATCCCGCTACAGCGGTCATCTGATCGACTTCAACGTGCGTGCTGAACGCATGGGCTGGCTGCCGTCTGCGCCGCAGTTGGGCACCAACCCGCTGTACATCGCGCGTGAAGCGGAAAAAGCCGGGATGACGGCGGTGGATTACACCGTTAAATCGCTGAAAGAAGGCTCGATTCGTTTTGCGGCGGAGCAGCCGGAAAACGGGAAAAACCACCCGCGTAACCTGTTTATCTGGCGCTCGAACCTGCTGGGTTCATCCGGTAAAGGGCATGAGTACATGCTGAAGTACCTGCTGGGTACGGAAAACGGTATTCAGGGCAAAGATCTGGGTATGCAGGGCGGCGTGAAGCCGGAAGAAGTGGAATGGCAGGATAACGGTCTTGACGGCAAACTGGACCTGGTGGTGACGCTGGACTTCCGTCTGTCGAGCACCTGCCTGTACTCCGACATCGTGCTGCCGACCGCCACCTGGTATGAAAAAGACGACATGAATACCTCGGATATGCATCCGTTTATTCACCCGTTGTCTGCCGCCGTTGACCCGGCCTGGGAATCGAAAAGCGACTGGGAAATCTATAAAGGCATCGCGAAGAAATTCTCTGAAGTCTGCGTGGGACACCTTGGCAAAGAAACCGATGTGGTGACGTTGCCTATTCAGCACGACTCCGCTGCCGAACTGGCGCAGCCGCTGGACGTGAAAGACTGGAAAAAAGGCGAATGCGACCTGATCCCAGGTAAAACCGCGCCGCACATCATTCCGGTGGAACGCGACTACCCGGCGACGTATGAGCGCTTTACCTCTATCGGCCCGCTGATGGAGAAAATCGGCAACGGTGGCAAGGGTATCGCCTGGAACACTCAGAGCGAAATGGATTTGCTGCGCAAGCTCAATTACACCAAAGCTGAAGGCCCGGCAAAAGGCCAGCCGATGCTGAATACCGCGATTGATGCCGCCGAGATGATCCTCACGCTGGCGCCGGAAACTAACGGCCACGTAGCGGTGAAAGCGTGGGCGGCGCTGAGTGAGTTCACCGGTCGCGACCATACGCATCTGGCAACCAATAAAGAAGAAGAGAAAATCCGCTTCCGCGATATTCAGGCGCAGCCGCGCAAAATTATCTCCAGCCCGACCTGGTCTGGCCTGGAAGATGAACACGTCTCTTACAACGCCGGTTATACCAACGTTCACGAGCTGATTCCGTGGCGTACGCTGTCTGGCCGCCAGTCCCTGTATCAGGATCATCAGTGGATGCGTGACTTTGGTGAAAGCCTGCTGGTTTACCGTCCGCCAATCGACACGCGTTCAGTGAAAGCGGTGATGGGTGAAAAATCTAACGGCAACCCGGAAAAAGCGCTCAACTTCCTGACGCCGCACCAGAAGTGGGGTATCCACTCCACCTACAGCGACAACCTGCTGATGCTGACGCTGTCGCGCGGTGGGCCGATTGTCTGGATGAGCGAAACCGATGCCAAAGATCTGGGTATTGAAGATAACGACTGGATCGAGGTCTTTAATAGCAACGGTGCGCTGACGGCACGCGCGGTGGTAAGCCAGCGTGTTCCGGCCGGGATGACCATGATGTACCACGCGCAGGAACGTATCGTTAACCTGCCGGGTTCAGAAATTACCCAGCAGCGTGGCGGTATTCACAACTCTGTAACCCGTATCACGCCGAAGCCGACCCACATGATCGGCGGCTATGCGCAGCTGGCCTACGGCTTTAACTACTACGGTACGGTCGGTTCAAACCGCGATGAGTTTGTTGTGGTGCGT comes from the Citrobacter koseri ATCC BAA-895 genome and includes:
- a CDS encoding nitrate reductase subunit alpha; protein product: MSKFLDRFRYFKQKGETFADGHGQLLETNRDWEDGYRQRWQHDKVVRSTHGVNCTGSCSWKIYVKNGLVTWETQQTDYPRTRPDMPNHEPRGCPRGASYSWYLYSANRLKYPLMRKRLMKMWRDAKKLHSDPVEAWASIIEDADKAKSFKQARGRGGFVRSSWQEVNELIAASNVYTIKNYGPDRVAGFSPIPAMSMVSYASGARYLSLIGGTCLSFYDWYCDLPPASPQTWGEQTDVPESADWYNSSYIIAWGSNVPQTRTPDAHFFTEVRYKGTKTVAVTPDYAEIAKLCDLWLAPKQGTDAAMALAMGHVMLREFHLDNPSQYFTDYVRRYTDMPMLVMLEERDGYYAAGRMLRAADLIDALGQENNPEWKTVAINTRGDMVAPNGSIGFRWGEKGKWNLEQRDGTSGEETELQLSLLGSQDDIAEVGFPYFGGEGTEHFNKVELQNVLLHKLPVKRLQLADGTTALVTTVYDLTMANYGLERGLNDENCATSYDDIKAYTPAWAEQITGVPRAQITRIAREFADNADKTHGRSMIIVGAGLNHWYHLDMNYRGLINMLVFCGCIGQSGGGWAHYVGQEKLRPQTGWQPLAFALDWQRPARHMNSTSYFYNHSSQWRYETVTAQELLSPMADKSRYSGHLIDFNVRAERMGWLPSAPQLGTNPLYIAREAEKAGMTAVDYTVKSLKEGSIRFAAEQPENGKNHPRNLFIWRSNLLGSSGKGHEYMLKYLLGTENGIQGKDLGMQGGVKPEEVEWQDNGLDGKLDLVVTLDFRLSSTCLYSDIVLPTATWYEKDDMNTSDMHPFIHPLSAAVDPAWESKSDWEIYKGIAKKFSEVCVGHLGKETDVVTLPIQHDSAAELAQPLDVKDWKKGECDLIPGKTAPHIIPVERDYPATYERFTSIGPLMEKIGNGGKGIAWNTQSEMDLLRKLNYTKAEGPAKGQPMLNTAIDAAEMILTLAPETNGHVAVKAWAALSEFTGRDHTHLATNKEEEKIRFRDIQAQPRKIISSPTWSGLEDEHVSYNAGYTNVHELIPWRTLSGRQSLYQDHQWMRDFGESLLVYRPPIDTRSVKAVMGEKSNGNPEKALNFLTPHQKWGIHSTYSDNLLMLTLSRGGPIVWMSETDAKDLGIEDNDWIEVFNSNGALTARAVVSQRVPAGMTMMYHAQERIVNLPGSEITQQRGGIHNSVTRITPKPTHMIGGYAQLAYGFNYYGTVGSNRDEFVVVRKMKNINWLDGEGNDQVQESVK